The nucleotide sequence AATACCTTCTCCGATTTCTTCAATCATTTTCCGATTGAAGGCCGGAATATCATCGGGTTTACGGCTGGTAACCAGACCCATATCAACCACCACTTCCTGATCGACCCAGTTCGCACCCGCGTTACGCAGATCGGTTTGCAGCGAGGGGTACGATGTCAATTTGCGGTTCCGCACTACGTCAGCTTCAATGAGCATCATAGGTGCGTGACAGATGGCGGCAACAGGTTTTTTCTGTTCAAAAAAATGCTTGACGAACTGCACGGCTTTAGGCTCCATCCGGAGTTTGTCGGGATTCATGACCCCGCCCGGCAGCAGCAACGCGTCGTACTGGCTCGGGTCGGCTCCATCCAGCGGCAGATCGACAGGGTAACTGTCGCCCCAATCCGTTTCATTCCAGGCTTTTACCTCACCACCTTTCGGCGCAATAAGCTGCACGGTTGCTCCGGCTTCTTCAAGGGCTTTTCTCGGTTCGGTATATTCGACTTCCTCAAAGCCTTCCGTCATCAGGGCGGCTACTTTCTTGCCTTGCAGCTTCTTTTGATTTTCCATGCTGTTGAGTCATTAGATTCTGAAATTTCAACTTCTGTTTTTTGAAAAAGTTTTGAAAGTACCCGTTGTCTGTAACCTGGTTGACTAAAGACGCTGTTCTTTATTTGATGAAGATCAGGCCGATAAGTGTGCCGGAAGATGCCCGTTTGAACGGCTCGTTTCAACGTCCGATAGGAGGGATATCGGCCCGTAATTAAACCGGATTCAGTAGCTTTGGCGTATTGATTGAACGTAGCGAATAACGAAATGAAATTAGTTCTGTCCAGCGGCTTCGTTTTAGGGGCGCTGTTGCTTTCCCTGCCGGGTGTTAATCTGGTCAACGAGCCCCAACCGATTAACCGCC is from Spirosoma taeanense and encodes:
- a CDS encoding type 1 glutamine amidotransferase domain-containing protein produces the protein MENQKKLQGKKVAALMTEGFEEVEYTEPRKALEEAGATVQLIAPKGGEVKAWNETDWGDSYPVDLPLDGADPSQYDALLLPGGVMNPDKLRMEPKAVQFVKHFFEQKKPVAAICHAPMMLIEADVVRNRKLTSYPSLQTDLRNAGANWVDQEVVVDMGLVTSRKPDDIPAFNRKMIEEIGEGIHNRQHA